The following proteins are co-located in the Streptosporangium brasiliense genome:
- a CDS encoding NAD(P)/FAD-dependent oxidoreductase → MTERRLVVAGASLAGLRAVEAARRSGFDGSITLIGAEPHLPYDRPPLSKEFLGGAGLPPFRSEDVLRDGLGTELALGTAATALDTAARTVRAGDREYGYDALVIATGATARTLPGTEGLDGVHTLRTRDDAIAVRRALDAGARTVVVGAGFIGSEVASAARERGLEVTIVEALPTPLARAVGETMGTACAVLHTRNGTDLRCGAGVAAVEGERRVERVRLTDGTVLPADLVVAGIGAVPAVDWLAGSGLSLDNGVVCDETLCTGAPGVYAAGDVARWRNPAFDRHMRLEHWTSAAEQGAVAARNALDPGNAKPYSTVPYFWSDWYGSRIQFVGVPATDEIRVIDGDPGGNHFVALYREGGRLAGTLTMNGQAQIMKYRGLIMRGASWAEGLEFAERRRAAAMEKV, encoded by the coding sequence ATGACCGAGCGGCGGCTGGTGGTCGCCGGAGCCTCCCTGGCGGGCCTGCGGGCGGTCGAGGCGGCCCGCAGGAGCGGCTTCGACGGCTCCATCACCCTCATCGGTGCCGAACCCCACCTGCCCTACGACCGGCCGCCGCTGTCCAAGGAGTTCCTGGGCGGGGCCGGGCTGCCCCCCTTCCGTTCCGAAGACGTGCTCCGCGACGGACTGGGTACCGAACTGGCGCTCGGCACGGCGGCGACCGCACTGGACACCGCTGCCCGGACCGTCCGGGCCGGGGATCGCGAGTACGGCTACGACGCCCTGGTCATCGCGACCGGTGCCACGGCCCGGACCCTGCCGGGCACCGAGGGGCTGGACGGGGTCCACACCCTGCGCACCCGCGACGACGCGATCGCCGTACGGCGGGCGCTGGACGCCGGTGCCCGCACGGTCGTCGTCGGCGCCGGATTCATCGGCTCCGAGGTCGCCTCCGCCGCCCGCGAGCGCGGCCTGGAGGTGACGATCGTCGAGGCGCTGCCCACCCCGCTGGCGCGCGCGGTCGGCGAGACCATGGGAACGGCCTGCGCCGTCCTGCACACACGCAACGGCACGGATCTGCGATGCGGGGCCGGTGTGGCAGCCGTCGAGGGCGAGAGGAGGGTCGAGCGGGTCCGGCTCACCGACGGGACCGTGCTGCCGGCCGACCTGGTGGTGGCCGGCATCGGCGCGGTGCCCGCCGTCGACTGGCTCGCCGGGTCGGGGCTGTCCCTGGACAACGGTGTCGTCTGCGACGAGACCCTGTGCACCGGAGCTCCAGGGGTGTACGCCGCCGGGGACGTCGCCCGCTGGCGCAATCCGGCGTTCGATCGGCACATGCGGCTGGAGCACTGGACCAGCGCGGCCGAGCAGGGGGCCGTCGCAGCGCGCAACGCACTCGACCCCGGCAACGCCAAGCCGTACTCCACGGTGCCGTATTTCTGGTCGGATTGGTACGGCTCGCGCATCCAGTTCGTCGGGGTCCCGGCCACCGATGAGATCCGCGTGATCGACGGAGACCCCGGCGGGAACCACTTCGTCGCTCTCTATCGAGAAGGCGGTCGCCTGGCCGGGACTCTGACGATGAACGGTCAGGCTCAGATCATGAAGTACCGCGGGCTCATCATGCGCGGTGCCTCGTGGGCCGAGGGCCTGGAGTTCGCCGAGCGCCGCAGGGCCGCGGCCATGGAGAAGGTGTGA
- a CDS encoding ferredoxin has protein sequence MKITIDRARCAGLGICESLAPEYFEVDGDGELVLLREDMPEEDLDGLRAAVEGCPTEALRLKS, from the coding sequence ATGAAGATCACCATTGACCGTGCCAGGTGCGCCGGCCTGGGCATCTGCGAGTCGCTCGCTCCGGAGTACTTCGAGGTCGACGGCGACGGTGAGCTGGTCCTGCTGCGGGAGGACATGCCGGAGGAGGACCTCGACGGGCTGCGGGCGGCGGTCGAGGGCTGCCCGACCGAAGCGCTGCGGCTCAAGTCATGA
- a CDS encoding DUF2306 domain-containing protein, which yields MHTTIDSPPPVPAHRRPWWRRPWTAPLGLLTAGFLAFSLPPYLTGDPSLSRVPQPEGFGLHYPLLVAHVLVATVAMVTAFFQVWPWFRRRHPVWHRRAGRVYVFAGVLPAGLTGLAIGAGSPFGLFLAVSDVLLALLWLAFTGAGWRAARARRYADHRRWMLRSTVLTYSIITNRVWTVILIIALPPLQDTVFHGDPNLVAWTTSGLAGWLGWTIPLLAMEWYLEREVARRGRRSTLAA from the coding sequence ATGCACACGACGATCGACAGCCCTCCGCCGGTACCGGCCCACCGACGTCCGTGGTGGCGGCGCCCCTGGACGGCGCCGCTCGGCCTGCTCACGGCCGGATTCCTCGCGTTCTCGCTGCCGCCGTACCTGACCGGGGACCCGTCGCTGTCCCGGGTGCCGCAGCCAGAGGGGTTCGGCCTGCACTACCCGCTGCTCGTGGCACACGTGCTGGTCGCCACGGTCGCCATGGTCACCGCGTTCTTCCAGGTGTGGCCGTGGTTCCGCCGACGGCACCCGGTGTGGCACCGGCGCGCCGGGCGGGTCTACGTGTTCGCCGGGGTGCTGCCGGCCGGCCTGACCGGCCTGGCCATCGGGGCAGGCAGCCCGTTCGGGCTGTTCCTCGCGGTCAGCGACGTGCTCCTCGCCCTGCTGTGGCTCGCCTTCACCGGGGCGGGCTGGCGCGCCGCCCGCGCCCGCCGGTACGCCGACCACCGGCGCTGGATGCTGCGCAGCACCGTGCTGACCTACTCCATCATCACCAACCGGGTGTGGACCGTGATCCTGATCATCGCCCTGCCCCCGCTGCAGGACACCGTCTTCCACGGCGACCCCAACCTGGTGGCGTGGACGACCTCCGGGCTGGCCGGCTGGCTCGGCTGGACGATCCCGCTGCTGGCCATGGAGTGGTACCTGGAGCGCGAGGTGGCCCGCCGCGGCCGCCGCAGCACGCTCGCGGCCTGA
- a CDS encoding TetR/AcrR family transcriptional regulator — MPDDIEDGLPHALNVLWGRTKPKGRGRTPALSLERIVAAAVALADEEGLAALSMARLADRLGCAPMSLYRHVAGKDDLQLFMLAAAPGPPPEFGTAPADWRGSLTRWAVELFGVYLRHPWIVQLVNSPPMDPGQLAWLDAALRALDGTPLDPRARLSIVMLTVHYVRGAAQLLTSMTAEPEEKADETYAALLTELADPGRFPALARAVEAGVFAPRPGAGPDDDFRAGLDHLLDGVGVAIERAARA; from the coding sequence ATGCCGGACGACATCGAAGACGGGCTGCCACACGCGCTGAACGTGCTGTGGGGGCGGACCAAGCCGAAGGGGCGGGGACGCACGCCCGCGCTCAGCCTGGAGCGGATCGTGGCGGCGGCCGTCGCCCTCGCCGACGAGGAGGGCCTGGCCGCGCTGTCCATGGCCCGGCTCGCCGACCGGCTCGGCTGCGCGCCCATGTCGCTGTACCGGCACGTGGCCGGCAAGGACGACCTGCAGCTGTTCATGCTGGCCGCCGCGCCCGGCCCGCCGCCGGAGTTCGGCACGGCGCCGGCCGACTGGCGCGGCTCACTCACCCGGTGGGCCGTCGAGCTGTTCGGCGTCTACCTACGGCATCCATGGATCGTCCAGCTGGTGAACTCCCCGCCGATGGACCCCGGCCAGCTCGCCTGGCTGGACGCCGCGCTGCGCGCCCTCGACGGCACGCCGCTGGACCCGCGGGCCCGGCTCTCAATCGTCATGCTGACGGTGCACTACGTACGCGGCGCGGCCCAGCTCCTGACGTCCATGACCGCCGAACCGGAGGAAAAGGCCGACGAGACGTACGCCGCCCTGCTCACCGAGCTCGCCGACCCCGGCCGGTTCCCGGCGCTGGCCCGCGCCGTCGAGGCCGGGGTGTTCGCCCCCCGCCCAGGGGCCGGCCCGGACGACGACTTCCGCGCCGGCCTGGACCACCTGCTCGACGGGGTGGGGGTGGCGATCGAACGCGCCGCCCGGGCCTGA